In Terriglobus sp. TAA 43, a single window of DNA contains:
- a CDS encoding TolC family protein, which translates to MKTDVFITGLLIAAGALLWCPGPAVAQHVSCAVVTNVRDAAQCIGSALALPVEELKHDHTYTLPELIDLAESNSPEGRIAWARAKTSMEQAGIARASYLPVLAFAAQGSDVRAIVPFPKPLAPRGYVTVEQPVAAAQMELEYTLLNFARGPKLEAAKATEVAGALTLSRTHQQIAYNVAALYYREQLEAGRLSAAKTILQDAETLRDNAQSQFDNGRTTLPDLQNAQAGVAEARFSLASAEGAVKKAKIALTEAVGVEPSIEIVLPEQSDAVSSDAVDSKVEELIQSAWSSRPDLLARAQALKRAQQNTRVAHAAYLPFARLVGTGGQTATWPTADFGKLGYANVTTWSAAVSLKWEIFNSARKHEVAASLAEQRAAAEEQRATKDRVTREVWQSYVDYQTAEEQQKAAQSFLSSSQISYDSSLDAFRYGVRSLVDVVQAEKQLAQARLAVVDANAQVALSAAALNFAVGARP; encoded by the coding sequence ATGAAAACGGATGTATTCATTACGGGCCTTCTGATTGCAGCCGGGGCGCTGCTGTGGTGTCCGGGACCGGCTGTGGCGCAGCACGTTTCCTGCGCTGTAGTGACGAACGTGCGTGATGCGGCACAGTGCATCGGGAGCGCTCTCGCTTTGCCGGTAGAGGAATTGAAACACGACCACACCTACACGCTTCCAGAGCTGATCGACCTGGCGGAGAGTAACAGTCCCGAGGGAAGAATCGCCTGGGCGCGAGCAAAGACGAGTATGGAGCAGGCAGGGATTGCGAGGGCATCCTATCTTCCTGTGCTAGCTTTTGCTGCACAGGGTAGCGATGTGCGAGCAATTGTCCCCTTCCCCAAGCCACTGGCGCCACGTGGTTATGTTACCGTCGAGCAGCCGGTAGCAGCGGCGCAGATGGAATTGGAATATACGCTGCTGAATTTTGCGCGAGGCCCAAAGCTGGAAGCAGCCAAGGCAACGGAGGTGGCCGGTGCACTGACGCTAAGCCGCACGCATCAGCAGATTGCTTACAACGTGGCCGCGTTGTATTACCGCGAGCAGCTCGAGGCAGGTCGTCTTTCCGCAGCTAAGACCATCTTGCAGGATGCGGAGACGCTGCGCGATAACGCACAGTCACAGTTTGATAATGGGCGCACCACGCTACCTGATCTTCAGAATGCGCAGGCCGGTGTGGCTGAAGCGCGATTCTCTCTTGCCTCGGCAGAAGGCGCTGTGAAGAAGGCAAAAATTGCACTCACAGAAGCTGTCGGTGTGGAGCCGTCTATTGAAATTGTATTGCCAGAGCAATCGGACGCTGTTTCTTCGGACGCCGTGGATTCGAAGGTCGAAGAACTCATTCAGTCCGCATGGAGTTCGCGCCCCGATCTGCTGGCGAGGGCTCAGGCATTGAAACGGGCGCAGCAGAATACTCGCGTGGCACATGCAGCGTATCTTCCTTTCGCGCGACTCGTGGGTACGGGTGGACAAACAGCAACGTGGCCAACCGCTGACTTCGGGAAGCTGGGTTATGCCAACGTGACGACGTGGTCTGCTGCGGTGTCATTGAAGTGGGAGATATTCAACAGTGCGCGCAAACATGAGGTCGCAGCGTCGTTGGCGGAACAACGTGCTGCCGCTGAAGAACAGCGAGCAACAAAAGATCGTGTAACGCGCGAGGTTTGGCAGTCGTACGTGGACTATCAAACAGCGGAAGAACAGCAGAAGGCCGCGCAGAGTTTCCTGTCCTCTTCACAAATCTCATATGACTCTTCTCTGGATGCATTCCGTTATGGCGTGCGTTCGCTGGTGGATGTGGTGCAGGCGGAGAAACAACTGGCACAGGCACGACTGGCCGTTGTGGATGCGAATGCACAGGTGGCGCTGAGCGCTGCTGCACTTAACTTTGCCGTGGGAGCCCGGCCATGA
- a CDS encoding biotin/lipoyl-binding protein, whose product MPESTFPVRRIGYFIAAAAVVVLLIAVWSVDRNPRTDDATVRANAIAFAPEVEGRLVALNVQDNQAVRKGDLLFQIDPRPYEYALQQARSEQASLEGQIDDERRRIATEKSAVGTAQAGVAGSQSNISAAEGSVLAAKAAVEHAHAAQISADAQLKYAQNDLDRIAPLLEKHYVTTQQVDQAQTAVRVAQEASHQAASQLLQAQAQEKMAEASKQAAGANLQAAQSKVGEAQHAVDTLDTLIAQRPARGAKVHQAELNLAWTGVRAPFDGYVTNMNISQGAYAHVGTPIFTLIDTGHWWVLANYRESKLKHIREGQHVDVYLMDQPSRRYDGVVDSVGRGVFPEDGGVVGGLPNVDRTLNWVHLSARFPVRIRVLNPDPNAFRIGATAITVVR is encoded by the coding sequence ATGCCGGAATCAACGTTTCCCGTTCGACGCATTGGATACTTCATCGCCGCTGCAGCCGTTGTCGTGTTGCTGATCGCCGTTTGGTCTGTGGACCGCAATCCGCGCACGGATGACGCGACGGTACGCGCTAATGCCATTGCCTTTGCACCTGAAGTAGAAGGGCGACTTGTGGCCCTGAATGTTCAGGACAACCAGGCCGTTCGCAAAGGCGATCTGCTGTTCCAGATTGACCCTCGCCCCTATGAATACGCGCTGCAGCAGGCTCGTTCCGAACAGGCTTCGCTGGAAGGCCAGATTGACGATGAACGCAGGCGCATTGCCACGGAGAAATCAGCCGTGGGTACAGCGCAGGCTGGCGTGGCTGGTTCGCAGAGCAACATCTCCGCAGCAGAAGGTTCCGTGCTGGCAGCAAAGGCTGCTGTGGAGCACGCACATGCGGCGCAGATTTCTGCGGATGCCCAACTGAAGTATGCGCAGAACGACCTGGACCGCATTGCACCGTTGTTGGAAAAGCACTACGTCACCACGCAACAGGTAGATCAGGCACAGACCGCAGTTCGCGTGGCACAGGAAGCAAGTCATCAGGCTGCGTCGCAACTGCTGCAGGCACAAGCCCAGGAGAAGATGGCTGAAGCTTCGAAGCAAGCCGCAGGCGCAAATCTGCAGGCCGCCCAATCCAAGGTGGGTGAGGCACAGCATGCGGTTGACACGCTGGATACGCTGATCGCTCAACGACCGGCACGCGGAGCTAAGGTGCATCAGGCGGAATTGAATCTGGCCTGGACCGGCGTTCGCGCACCCTTCGATGGTTATGTAACGAACATGAATATCTCGCAGGGCGCGTATGCCCATGTGGGAACACCGATTTTCACACTCATAGACACAGGCCACTGGTGGGTATTGGCGAACTATCGCGAGTCGAAGCTGAAACACATTCGTGAAGGACAACACGTAGACGTGTATTTGATGGACCAACCCAGCCGTCGTTATGACGGCGTGGTGGATAGCGTGGGACGCGGCGTGTTTCCGGAAGACGGCGGCGTGGTTGGTGGACTACCAAATGTAGACCGCACGTTGAACTGGGTGCATCTGTCCGCCCGCTTTCCTGTTCGCATTCGTGTGTTGAATCCCGATCCGAACGCGTTCCGCATTGGCGCCACAGCCATCACGGTGGTTCGTTAA
- a CDS encoding YtcA family lipoprotein, which produces MKRLTFFAALFLTGCSRNPNVEIVGSYFPGWMISLVIGVALTMLTHLLIRKRYPAQDFGHPALLYPALLTLFTCLLWLLLFA; this is translated from the coding sequence ATGAAGCGACTTACTTTCTTCGCAGCACTGTTTCTTACCGGCTGCAGCCGTAACCCAAACGTAGAAATCGTGGGTTCGTACTTTCCCGGCTGGATGATTTCGCTGGTGATTGGCGTGGCGCTGACCATGCTCACGCATCTGCTGATTCGCAAGCGCTACCCCGCGCAGGACTTCGGACATCCAGCCCTGCTGTATCCCGCGCTGTTGACACTTTTCACATGCCTTCTCTGGCTCTTGCTCTTCGCATAA